One Orrella dioscoreae genomic window carries:
- the ahpC gene encoding alkyl hydroperoxide reductase subunit C, whose product MSLINTQVLPFKATAYHNGKFVDVSNESLKGKWSVVVFYPADFTFVCPTELEDLADHYAEFQKLGVEIYGVSTDTHFSHKAWHDTSEAIKKVQYPLVGDPTQLLARNFGVLIEEEGLALRGTFVINPEGQIKVLEIHDNGIGRDASELLRKVKAAQYVASHPGEVCPAKWTEGAETLKPSLDLVGKI is encoded by the coding sequence ATGTCCCTGATCAACACCCAAGTCCTGCCCTTCAAAGCCACCGCCTACCACAACGGCAAGTTCGTCGACGTGTCCAACGAGTCGCTGAAAGGCAAGTGGTCTGTCGTCGTCTTCTACCCCGCTGACTTCACCTTCGTGTGCCCCACCGAACTGGAAGACCTGGCTGACCACTACGCCGAATTCCAGAAGCTGGGCGTCGAGATCTACGGCGTGTCGACCGACACCCACTTCTCGCACAAGGCCTGGCACGACACCTCGGAAGCCATCAAGAAGGTCCAGTACCCCCTGGTCGGCGACCCCACCCAACTGCTGGCCCGCAACTTCGGCGTGCTGATCGAAGAAGAAGGCCTGGCCCTGCGCGGCACCTTCGTGATCAACCCCGAAGGCCAGATCAAGGTCCTGGAAATCCACGACAACGGCATCGGCCGTGACGCCTCGGAACTGCTGCGCAAGGTCAAGGCTGCCCAATACGTGGCCTCGCACCCGGGCGAAGTCTGCCCCGCCAAGTGGACCGAAGGCGCCGAAACGCTGAAGCCCTCGCTGGACCTGGTCGGCAAGATCTAA